Proteins found in one Synechococcus sp. LA31 genomic segment:
- a CDS encoding AAA family ATPase — MIHRLAVSGYRSLQNVVVPFGQLTLVTGANGSGKSNLYRALRLLTAAARGTMVGALAQEGGLPAVMWAGPERLSRAMRQGEQPVQGGPRQQAVRLRLGFAAEPFSYAVELGYPQERQSAFALDPQLKGEWIWAGEGFHPRAVLSSSGPQHHPDQSLFQRGFDPDQQPEVMLLREQILSWRFYDSFRTDPEAPARQPRVGTRCFALSGDGGDLPAAVQTILENGDGNGLQQAMDDAFPGCHLSVQTDGGSFRLHVHQPGLLRPLEAAELSDGTLRYLLLTVALFSPRLPPLLVLNEPESSLHPELLAPLARLIHAAAERTQVWVIAHAPALINALAQQPQCRHLQLERELGATQVQAQTTLERGSWRWPESNKV, encoded by the coding sequence ATGATTCACCGTCTCGCCGTGAGCGGCTATCGCTCTCTGCAGAACGTGGTCGTGCCCTTCGGCCAGCTCACGCTGGTCACCGGCGCCAACGGCAGTGGCAAATCGAACCTCTACCGGGCCCTGCGATTGCTCACAGCCGCAGCTCGAGGAACGATGGTGGGAGCGTTGGCCCAGGAGGGAGGCCTGCCAGCCGTGATGTGGGCTGGACCGGAGCGCCTCAGCCGGGCGATGCGCCAAGGCGAGCAGCCCGTTCAAGGAGGTCCGCGCCAACAGGCGGTGCGGCTGCGGCTGGGGTTTGCGGCCGAGCCCTTCTCCTATGCCGTGGAACTGGGTTACCCACAGGAACGACAGAGCGCCTTTGCCCTTGATCCCCAGCTCAAAGGGGAATGGATCTGGGCGGGCGAGGGATTCCACCCCAGGGCGGTGCTCAGCAGCTCAGGGCCTCAACACCATCCCGATCAATCACTGTTTCAACGCGGCTTTGATCCTGATCAACAACCGGAGGTGATGCTGCTACGTGAGCAGATACTCAGTTGGCGCTTCTACGACAGCTTCCGCACCGATCCTGAGGCGCCAGCCAGACAGCCGCGGGTGGGCACCCGTTGCTTTGCCCTCAGCGGCGATGGTGGTGATCTACCAGCCGCTGTGCAGACAATTCTTGAAAACGGGGATGGCAACGGTCTGCAACAGGCGATGGATGATGCCTTCCCGGGCTGTCATCTCAGTGTTCAAACCGATGGCGGATCGTTTCGCCTGCATGTGCATCAGCCAGGGCTACTGCGGCCGCTGGAGGCAGCGGAACTTTCCGATGGAACACTTCGTTATCTCCTCCTCACCGTGGCGCTCTTCAGCCCGCGGCTACCGCCTCTGTTGGTCTTGAACGAACCGGAAAGCAGCCTGCACCCAGAGCTCTTGGCCCCTTTAGCCCGATTGATTCACGCAGCGGCCGAGCGCACGCAGGTGTGGGTGATCGCCCATGCCCCAGCGCTGATCAACGCCCTGGCCCAACAGCCCCAATGCCGGCATCTCCAACTCGAACGAGAGCTGGGGGCCACCCAGGTGCAAGCACAAACAACGCTGGAGCGAGGCAGCTGGCGCTGGCCGGAATCAAACAAGGTGTGA
- a CDS encoding YcgJ family protein — translation MLRHTLTLAAALPLVISSAALAQPASLSYPRPGVVCDSVGKTCYDSYGPSIGITSEVYGKKAANHLSKNLSQTSSRDFRLSTGQACSVAKRTCWNDGWGERNVAAGLTNQLFGSSTRPGQAQVSRDTGLCSLSRGSQRVYDGPCLLKQVSQGGQNRYEVQLQNGNTYTFQQVGGGFQTRDGFGGTWPVTFIDHGNTGIFRFGDYKLVATQENSNRNTTSNRDAAVGNALGNLLNTLFQ, via the coding sequence ATGCTCCGACACACGCTGACCCTGGCAGCAGCCCTCCCTTTGGTGATCAGCAGCGCAGCCCTCGCCCAACCCGCCAGCCTCAGCTACCCGCGTCCTGGCGTGGTGTGCGACTCGGTTGGCAAAACCTGCTACGACAGCTACGGGCCCTCCATCGGGATCACCTCAGAGGTGTACGGCAAGAAGGCCGCCAACCATCTCTCCAAAAACCTCAGCCAAACCAGCAGCCGCGACTTCCGCCTGAGCACTGGCCAGGCCTGCAGCGTGGCCAAGCGCACCTGCTGGAACGACGGATGGGGTGAACGCAACGTGGCAGCCGGACTCACCAATCAGCTGTTCGGCTCCAGCACCAGGCCCGGCCAGGCCCAGGTGAGCCGAGATACAGGGCTTTGCAGCCTCAGCCGCGGTAGCCAACGCGTCTACGACGGCCCCTGCCTACTCAAGCAGGTGAGCCAGGGCGGCCAGAACCGCTACGAGGTGCAACTTCAGAACGGCAACACCTACACCTTCCAGCAAGTGGGTGGGGGCTTCCAGACTCGTGATGGTTTTGGTGGCACCTGGCCGGTGACCTTCATCGACCACGGCAACACCGGTATCTTCCGCTTCGGTGACTACAAGCTGGTGGCCACCCAAGAGAATTCCAACCGCAACACCACTAGCAACCGCGATGCCGCTGTGGGCAATGCCCTCGGCAACCTGCTCAATACTCTTTTCCAGTAA
- a CDS encoding MliC family protein, producing MVKPLATAAACIGAAVAALYWGQGYIIGFIYGQAMKGHRAAEGRGLEAYCLLRRHDDTLPIQRGPCAFRERDGDITVSMQPHGTFSFAANQHGISHQHADNADGIRFTREGEFTLQVFWRKPLQCSGPITAPVSVVFLNQADPPSVVLAIGNETLVVPIAPSGSGARYSAAGVELWEHQGSTQINWNGQLLQCKAP from the coding sequence GTGGTAAAACCACTGGCCACGGCGGCAGCCTGCATCGGTGCCGCCGTAGCCGCCCTTTACTGGGGCCAGGGCTACATCATCGGCTTCATCTACGGCCAGGCGATGAAAGGCCATCGGGCGGCCGAGGGGCGTGGGCTAGAGGCCTACTGCCTCCTGAGACGCCACGATGACACGCTACCGATTCAGCGAGGGCCGTGTGCGTTCAGGGAACGCGATGGAGACATAACAGTGTCGATGCAGCCACATGGAACGTTCAGTTTCGCGGCCAATCAACACGGGATCAGCCACCAACATGCTGACAACGCCGATGGCATCCGCTTCACCAGAGAAGGGGAGTTCACCTTGCAAGTGTTCTGGCGCAAACCGCTTCAGTGCTCTGGCCCAATCACGGCGCCTGTATCGGTGGTGTTCCTGAACCAAGCAGATCCCCCCAGCGTTGTTCTCGCGATTGGGAACGAGACCCTGGTGGTTCCGATCGCGCCTTCGGGTAGCGGCGCTCGCTACAGCGCTGCGGGTGTGGAGCTCTGGGAGCACCAGGGCAGCACGCAGATCAACTGGAACGGCCAACTCCTGCAGTGCAAGGCCCCTTGA